A part of bacterium genomic DNA contains:
- a CDS encoding branched-chain amino acid ABC transporter permease: MLLAQLRRIQVVIKTEVLVLPSRIAVMLFALFLLTVPFYWPDPYLLRILTLASIFAIFAASWDLLSGFTGQVNFGHALFFGVAAYCAALLNLHLKFPPWVTVPLGAVAAVGTGLLVGIPCLRLKGTYLALTTLSFPIILMGLVFAFPDLTGGELGVSGLSRLAGSRVGEYYVCSVLMLGAGFLMWKIGDSKTGIIFHAIREDELAVRTAGINTTKYKILAFCLSGFFAGVAGGLYAHVMRIAGPSTLEVSLSFQAVIWAVFGGMVSIYGPMAAVFILFPLLELLRVVPQLRNLAFALIILLILLYMPEGLIPWIRDRIEKLCPRCKARNFTRRSHCRICAAHMH; this comes from the coding sequence ATGCTCCTGGCTCAACTAAGAAGGATCCAGGTGGTGATCAAAACAGAGGTCTTAGTTTTGCCCAGCAGAATAGCAGTCATGCTCTTTGCTTTGTTTCTGCTCACAGTGCCTTTTTACTGGCCTGACCCGTACCTGCTTCGTATCCTGACTCTGGCAAGTATTTTTGCCATCTTTGCCGCCAGTTGGGATCTGCTTTCGGGATTCACAGGACAGGTGAATTTCGGACATGCTCTTTTTTTCGGGGTGGCGGCCTATTGTGCTGCTCTTCTCAATCTTCATCTGAAGTTCCCACCCTGGGTCACGGTTCCCCTGGGCGCAGTGGCGGCCGTTGGTACAGGTCTTTTGGTGGGCATACCCTGCTTGAGACTAAAAGGCACATATCTGGCCCTCACAACTTTGTCTTTTCCCATCATCCTCATGGGACTGGTGTTTGCCTTTCCAGACCTGACCGGAGGGGAGTTGGGGGTCTCTGGCTTGAGCAGACTGGCAGGCAGCCGTGTGGGGGAATACTATGTCTGCTCGGTGCTCATGCTGGGGGCCGGTTTTCTCATGTGGAAAATAGGGGACTCCAAGACCGGCATCATATTTCATGCCATCAGGGAAGACGAACTGGCAGTTCGCACCGCCGGGATCAATACCACCAAGTACAAGATTCTGGCCTTCTGTTTGAGCGGATTTTTCGCCGGGGTGGCAGGAGGCCTCTACGCCCACGTGATGCGTATAGCTGGCCCCTCCACCCTGGAGGTCTCCTTGTCTTTCCAAGCCGTGATATGGGCTGTTTTTGGTGGAATGGTCTCCATCTATGGGCCCATGGCAGCCGTGTTCATATTGTTTCCCCTACTAGAGTTGCTGCGAGTGGTGCCGCAGCTTAGAAATCTGGCCTTTGCGCTGATCATCTTGCTCATCCTGCTTTACATGCCCGAGGGCCTGATTCCCTGGATAAGAGACAGGATCGAAAAGCTTTGCCCCAGGTGCAAGGCCAGGAACTTTACCAGGAGAAGCCACTGCCGGATATGCGCGGCCCATATGCATTAG